In Macadamia integrifolia cultivar HAES 741 chromosome 5, SCU_Mint_v3, whole genome shotgun sequence, a single window of DNA contains:
- the LOC122078253 gene encoding thiamine thiazole synthase 2, chloroplastic-like, which yields MATMATTLTSSLSTKPKISFLHNQSSFHGLPLPSRVQPIKSSSSPNHLSISMSSSPTYDLQSFKFEPIKESIVSREMTRRYMKDMITYADTDVVVVGAGSAGLSCAYELSKNPSVGVAIIEQSVSPGGGAWLGGQLFSAMVVRKPAHMFLDELGIEYDEQDNYVVIKHAALFTSTIMSKLLARPNVKLFNAVAAEDLIVKEQRVSGVVTNWALVSMNHDTQSCMDPNVMEAKVVVSSCGHDGPFGATGVKRLKSIGMIDSVPGMKALDMNTAEDAIVRLTREIVPGMIVTGMEVAEIDGAPRMGPTFGAMMISGQKAAHLALKALGLPNAIDGTFGETQNFNPELILASADSASEAVNA from the exons ATGGCGACTATGGCAACAACCCTCACTTCATCACTCTCCACCAAGCCCAAGATTTCTTTCTTGCACAACCAATCGTCCTTCCATGGCCTTCCTCTTCCATCTCGTGTTCAACCCATCAAGTCCTCCTCCTCCCCTAACCACCTCTCCATCTCCATGTCCTCATCCCCAACCTACGACCTCCAATCCTTCAAATTTGAACCCATCAAGGAATCCATTGTCTCCCGCGAGATGACTCGTCGCTACATGAAGGACATGATCACCTACGCCGATACCGATGTCGTCGTCGTCGGTGCTGGCTCCGCCGGTCTTTCTTGCGCTTACGAGCTCAGCAAGAACCCATCAGTCGGTGTTGCCATCATCGAACAATCCGTCAGCCCCGGTGGCGGGGCTTGGCTTGGTGGACAACTCTTCTCCGCCATGGTCGTGCGTAAACCCGCTCACATGTTCCTAGACGAGCTGGGTATAGAGTATGATGAACAGGACAACTATGTGGTCATCAAGCACGCAGCTTTATTCACCTCAACCATCATGAGCAAGCTATTGGCAAGGCCTAACGTCAAGCTATTTAATGCTGTGGCGGCAGAGGATTTGATCGTCAAGGAACAGAGGGTTTCCGGCGTTGTTACGAATTGGGCTTTGGTTTCGATGAACCACGACACACAGTCTTGTATGGACCCGAATGTGATGGAGGCGAAGGTGGTTGTGAGCTCTTGTGGGCACGATGGTCCCTTTGGTGCCACCGGAGTGAAACGCCTCAAGAGCATTGGAATGATCGATAGTGTGCCAGGGATGAAAGCCCTTGACATGAACACAGCTGAGGATGCTATTGTTAGGCTGACGAGGGAGATTGTTCCTGGAATGATTGTAACTGGCATGGAGGTTGCAGAGATTGATGGAGCCCCAAGAATG GGTCCGACCTTTGGTGCGATGATGATATCTGGGCAGAAGGCAGCTCACCTTGCATTGAAGGCATTGGGGTTGCCTAACGCCATTGATGGAACCTTCGGTGAGACACAAAACTTTAATCCAGAGCTTATCCTCGCCTCTGCGGACTCTGCTTCTGAGGCTGTGAACGCCTAA